From a region of the Paenibacillus sp. FSL R10-2734 genome:
- the glmM gene encoding phosphoglucosamine mutase translates to MGKYFGTDGVRGVANRELTAEMAYSIGRCGGYVLAGNVHKPKVVIGMDTRISGPLLEAALIAGLLSIGADVIRIGVVSTPAVAYITRLLKADAGVMISASHNPVEDNGIKFFGGDGFKLTDETELRIEELMDAEVDELPRPIGSGLGMVTVDNDAKYLYLEYLKTTISQDFKGIKVVLDCAHGAAYELAPRLFRELGAEVISIGAEPDGLNINAGFGSTHPETLREEVLRQGADLGLAFDGDADRLIAIDNKGDEVDGDFILCICGDAMNRAGKLKDSTIVSTVMSNIGFYKATEKLSLNTAKTAVGDRYVMEEMRRGGFNLGGEQSGHVIFLDYNTTGDGILTAIQLVDTLKASGKQLSEVKSMMTKYPQVLVNVRVQDKTNYPNNQAIEAAIAEVEGKLGDNGRVLVRPSGTESLIRVMAEGPDKADLDLYVNQIVEVVQRELV, encoded by the coding sequence ATGGGGAAGTATTTTGGAACTGACGGTGTGCGGGGAGTAGCGAACCGTGAATTAACTGCAGAAATGGCTTATAGCATTGGCCGCTGCGGAGGATATGTACTAGCGGGTAACGTGCATAAACCAAAGGTTGTCATCGGAATGGACACACGTATTTCCGGTCCTTTGCTTGAAGCAGCTCTTATCGCTGGTTTGCTGTCTATTGGGGCAGATGTAATCCGTATAGGTGTAGTGAGTACACCTGCTGTTGCCTATATCACGAGATTATTAAAAGCAGATGCAGGGGTTATGATTTCGGCATCACACAATCCGGTTGAAGATAATGGCATTAAGTTCTTTGGTGGAGATGGTTTCAAGCTTACGGATGAAACAGAACTGCGTATTGAAGAGCTTATGGATGCTGAGGTAGATGAATTGCCACGTCCTATCGGTTCAGGTTTAGGTATGGTTACGGTTGATAACGACGCGAAGTACCTCTATCTAGAATATTTGAAGACTACCATTTCTCAGGATTTCAAGGGAATCAAGGTTGTACTCGACTGTGCTCACGGCGCAGCGTATGAACTTGCACCAAGATTATTCAGAGAGCTTGGCGCTGAGGTTATTTCTATTGGAGCCGAGCCTGATGGATTGAACATTAATGCTGGATTTGGTTCGACACATCCAGAGACTTTGCGTGAGGAAGTATTGCGTCAAGGAGCGGATTTGGGACTTGCTTTTGACGGAGATGCTGACCGATTGATTGCGATCGACAATAAAGGTGATGAAGTTGACGGAGACTTTATCCTCTGCATTTGTGGGGATGCAATGAACCGTGCTGGCAAGCTGAAAGATAGTACGATTGTATCAACGGTTATGAGCAATATCGGATTCTACAAAGCTACCGAGAAATTATCTCTGAACACTGCTAAAACAGCTGTAGGTGATCGGTATGTGATGGAAGAAATGCGTCGTGGCGGTTTTAATCTGGGTGGAGAACAGTCTGGACATGTTATCTTCCTTGACTATAATACAACAGGTGATGGTATTCTAACGGCTATCCAACTGGTTGATACGCTTAAAGCTTCAGGTAAGCAGCTTAGTGAAGTTAAGAGCATGATGACGAAATACCCACAGGTGCTGGTCAATGTTCGTGTACAAGATAAGACCAATTATCCTAACAACCAGGCTATCGAAGCAGCTATCGCTGAAGTAGAAGGCAAGCTAGGCGACAATGGCCGTGTGCTTGTACGTCCGTCGGGTACGGAGTCTCTTATCCGCGTTATGGCAGAGGGACCTGATAAGGCAGATCTAGATCTTTATGTGAATCAAATTGTAGAAGTTGTTCAACGCGAGTTGGTATAA
- the glmS gene encoding glutamine--fructose-6-phosphate transaminase (isomerizing), which yields MCGIVGYIGNQNSQGILVEGLKKLEYRGYDSAGIAVFTGEGLQVVKAQGRLANLQSKLEGSPLAGSAGIGHTRWATHGKPSDENSHPHTDNSMKFSVVHNGIVENYLDLKEELIAGGCHFVSETDTEVISHLIAREYDGDIVKAVQKAITFMRGAFALGVLTEYEPDKLVAVRQASPLIIGLGEGENFIGSDIPALLEYTRNVYILNDGEMAVLTRDAVELMTIEGNFISREMITVDWDAVTAEKGGYEHFMLKEIHEQPKAYRDTMRGRINAEGNKVVLPELSMTEEQIKNIRNIQVVACGTAYNAGVVGRTMIESLVRIPVENDIASEYRYRSPIVTPETLVIVVSQSGETADTLAALREAQANGAHVLAITNVVGSSIAREANDVLVTLAGPEIAVASTKAYTSQLVAFGLFALYLAEVRGTQTEAQVAKILAAMQALPEQVEEILAQKEAIKGYAEQISEHKNLFFIGRGVDYAVAQEGSLKLKEISYIHSEAYAAGELKHGTLALIEEGVPVIALATQEAVLEKTVSNIKEVKARGADVLAITHQEHLTDLLRSVDQVFVIPKTLPMLTAALSVVPLQLLSYYASLALGHDVDKPRNLAKSVTVE from the coding sequence ATGTGTGGTATTGTAGGATATATTGGTAATCAGAATTCGCAGGGGATCTTGGTTGAAGGGTTGAAGAAGCTGGAGTATCGGGGATATGATTCCGCTGGTATTGCTGTATTCACTGGGGAAGGACTGCAAGTAGTGAAAGCACAAGGCCGTTTGGCGAATCTGCAGTCGAAGCTGGAAGGCAGCCCACTGGCAGGTAGCGCAGGTATCGGACACACACGCTGGGCAACTCACGGTAAACCATCCGATGAGAATTCCCATCCACATACGGATAACAGCATGAAGTTCTCGGTCGTTCACAACGGTATTGTCGAAAACTATTTGGATCTGAAAGAAGAGCTGATCGCTGGCGGATGCCACTTTGTCTCCGAAACAGATACAGAAGTTATTTCACATCTGATTGCTCGCGAATATGACGGAGATATCGTAAAAGCTGTACAAAAAGCGATTACCTTCATGCGCGGTGCCTTTGCATTAGGCGTCCTGACTGAATATGAACCAGATAAATTGGTGGCTGTGCGTCAAGCAAGTCCACTCATTATCGGTCTTGGCGAAGGGGAAAACTTTATCGGGTCAGATATTCCTGCACTGCTTGAATATACCCGTAACGTATATATTTTGAACGACGGCGAAATGGCAGTCTTGACAAGAGATGCTGTCGAACTGATGACGATTGAAGGCAACTTTATTTCTCGGGAAATGATTACTGTCGATTGGGATGCAGTTACCGCAGAAAAAGGCGGCTACGAGCATTTCATGTTGAAAGAAATCCACGAGCAGCCAAAGGCTTACCGCGACACTATGCGTGGTCGTATTAATGCCGAAGGCAACAAGGTTGTTTTGCCAGAGTTGAGCATGACGGAAGAACAAATCAAGAACATCCGTAACATCCAAGTCGTTGCTTGCGGAACAGCATACAACGCTGGTGTTGTAGGACGTACTATGATTGAATCTCTAGTTCGTATACCAGTAGAGAATGACATTGCTTCGGAATATCGTTACCGTTCACCAATCGTGACTCCAGAAACATTGGTTATCGTTGTCAGCCAATCCGGTGAGACTGCAGATACATTGGCAGCTCTGCGTGAAGCGCAAGCTAATGGTGCACATGTACTAGCAATCACTAACGTAGTGGGTAGCTCTATTGCTCGCGAAGCGAATGATGTGTTGGTAACGTTGGCAGGTCCAGAAATTGCCGTAGCTTCGACCAAAGCCTACACTTCACAATTGGTTGCATTCGGATTGTTTGCTCTTTACCTGGCTGAAGTTCGTGGTACACAAACCGAAGCACAAGTGGCTAAGATTCTAGCAGCTATGCAAGCTCTACCAGAGCAAGTAGAAGAGATCCTGGCTCAAAAAGAAGCAATCAAAGGTTATGCAGAACAAATTTCTGAGCACAAGAACCTGTTCTTCATTGGCCGCGGCGTAGACTACGCAGTTGCTCAAGAAGGATCCTTGAAGCTGAAAGAAATTTCTTATATTCACTCCGAAGCTTATGCTGCAGGTGAATTGAAACACGGTACATTGGCTCTAATCGAAGAAGGCGTTCCGGTTATTGCCCTGGCAACTCAGGAAGCTGTACTTGAGAAGACCGTCAGCAACATCAAAGAAGTGAAAGCTCGCGGCGCAGACGTGCTTGCGATCACTCACCAAGAGCATTTGACTGATCTGCTTAGATCAGTGGATCAAGTGTTTGTTATTCCTAAGACATTGCCAATGCTGACAGCAGCGTTGTCCGTAGTGCCTCTGCAATTATTGTCTTATTATGCTTCTCTTGCGCTGGGTCATGATGT